From Ndongobacter massiliensis:
TAGTGAATAAGGAGAAAGAGCTGTTGCCGAAAACGCGTAATGTACTTTTAACCGCACAAGAGCAGGGCATTCGTCTGGCCTTGGTGTCGGGGCGTGCGGTCAGCGGCTTGACGCGTTACGAAAAATTGTTGCAAATGCGGACGTATGGTGGCTTTTTGGTCGGCATCAACGGGGGCGAAGTCTATGATTGTGCGACCGGGCAATTTCTCAAAAAAACCGGCATGGACCGGGATCTCTGTCGTCGCTATTTTGCATTTTGGCACACGCGGCAAGTTTCTCGCTACGCTTATGGAGAAAAGTATCTGTATACGGATCACCCGGATGCCTATTGTCTAGAAAGTTTATCCGTTTGCAACTGTTTGGAGCCGCGCTTCATAAATCTGGATGAACCGTCTTTGCCGGAAGAACCGATGAAACTTATGATTACCGGAGATCCCTCTTACTTAGAAAAAGAAAGGGAAAAAATCCCCGAAGAATTGCGGAAAAGTCTGAGTCTGACCTTTTCGTCGCCGAACTACCTGGAAGCGATGAATCCGGGGATTACGAAGGCGGTTGGGCTTTCTTTTTTACAGGAAAAACTCCAAATTCCAAAATCGGAACTTTGGGTATTCGGAGACGGCGAAAACGATATGCCGATGTTGCGTATTGCGGGGCATGCGGTGGTCATGGAAACCGCCGTCGATTTGGTGAAAACCGTGGCGGACGGGATTGCTCCGAGCAGTGATAAGGACGGAATCGGGGTTTATTTGGCACCGTTTTTGGAGAAAAAGTAGGTACGAAGAGGCTCTGTTGGGAAAAACCTTGATTTTTACTCTTCAGAAATCTTGAAGACTACAATTCCATCGATCCATTGTAAGGAAGACTCTGCGGGGAAAAACTCCATTTTTCGAACGCGGGGATCCTTTTTTAGCGCTTCAAACTCCTCATAGGAGCAAGATTTCAATGGTGTCTGTAAAATAAATCGGAAATACGCCTGATAGAGATTAAAGATTCGTTTCGGAGCACCGGTCCAAATGGGTTCAGCACTTGCTCCGGTGACTGCATAATAATCTGATTTTATAGGGAGTGGTGTCAGAGACACCCCACCGATGAAAGCGACTTCGGTTTCACCAGGAACATAGCCGGGCTCTGTTTGCAGTCGATTCGAAATTTGAATCATTTTTGCATAAGTCGCTCGTTGTTCCAGATCTTTTTTTGTATATAAAACATTCGCACTGACAATATTTCCCCACAGCATACATACAATGACAATAGAGGCAATCATTTGCCCACAGCGTTTTCGGAACGTTTTTATCGGCTGCTGTTTTTGGCTGTTTCCTGCAGGATCGAGCAGAAAAAGCAGGTAAATTAGGGGGAAGGAATAACACATAAGGTCATGTGCAAAACCACCGGTCATAATAAAAATGCAATTGATACCGAGCGGCAACAATCCAAGGAGCAAAACCAATAAAATATAGTTCGTTTTTTTTCTGGTTTTTTGCTTTTTATAAGCCATCCATTTCCAAACTCCGCTCAACAATAGAATGCCGTTGAGAAGACATTCTGTAACGAGCGAATACGCAGGAATTTGCCGGATCATTTTTTTGCCCCAAAAGAGATAGGTGTCAGCAAGAAGAGCCGGGGAAAAATTTTTGAAAAGATTGAGAAATGAATTAGGCACGGGTTGGGGATGGATCGACATGAAAGAAAGACTGATCCGATTCAGTAACATATAGAGGACTCCACCGAGCACCAAAAAAGCGATTCCGGACAATCCGCTTTGCAGAACCCGCTCCTCATTGTTCCACAGACGATTCAGGGATAGTAAGAGAATGAGTGTGACCGCAACGGAAAAGTAGGCTTGATAGATGCCCATAGACAAAGCAAGCAATACGGCGCCCGGTAAAAGACCCCGCTTTGTACGGCTCCACAGATAAACGGAGGCAGTTGCCAAGAGCAAGGCAAGCATATCAAAGTCAAACTCGTAGAGGTAGGTAGCGCTGAGCGCAGTAACTGCGAGATTTGTGCTCAATAAACCGCAGAGCAGAAATTGGTGACGAACCGAATCAATGGGTAAAACCTGTACAATACAAAAAGAGGCACACGCTATAAAAAAAGCCCGATTACACCTATTACCCAAGGCGTTGTGACTGCACTGCGGACCAGTTGGCGATATACGGGGACAAGAAAACGCCCAAGCTCCACCTTCCACAACTCCTCTGTAGAATCAGCAATAAGAGCATTCAGACCGTCGTGGGTGAAAAAGCCATTCAAAAATCCATAGGCATGCGCAAGCAAGCCCCAAAAAAAGGTGAAGAGAAGCAATCGCCGAAACAGTGCGAAAGAAGACTCCTTTTTTAGGGCATTCAAAATGCTTTTTGACCGAATTTTTTCCGTCATGTTTTAGACGCTCCTTGGTAAACAGAATCAAGAATCGATTGAGTATACCATAAAGTCAGGACCTCTCGATGGGACGCTTATAAATTCGCGGGAAATAGGGTTTCAACTTATTTGGCGGAGTGACTCCCAGCGCCCACCTGAGATTTGACAGAAATTAAAAAAAACGGTATAATTTTTTGACGGATGTTTCTGCGAACTTGGGATGGAGTGGGACTTTGTTAGATAATCAGACATTAAATTCAATTAAGTGCGAGGTCGAAGAGAATATTGGCCGTCGTGTGGTGTTAAAGGCGGACAAAGGGAGAAAGCGGATTATCACAAAAGAAGGCATTATCGACAATGCTTTTAAGGATGTGTTTACGGTGCGCATCAATAATGAATTCGACGTCGAACGAACGGTTTCATACACCTACGCCGATATTTTAACATCGACGGTGACGCTGACGATCTGTCAGTAAAAGTTAGAAAAAGAGAGGCTTCGGCCTCTTTTTTTGTTGTCGGCAGGTGTCCGGCATGGTAGGATAGGCGCGGAGGGATGCAATGGAACTTGAAATGCGGGCAAATGCAAAAATCAATATGGCCCTAGAAGTATTGGGGGAGCGCGAAGACGGCTATCACGAGATTGATACCGTAATGCAGGAGATTGATCTTTGCGATCGAATTGAAATGGAAACGGGGCGCGGCGGCTTTGCGCTGACCTGTGATAATCCGGCTTTAGAGCTCAATGCAAATAATCTGATTTATCGGGCATGGCAGCTGCTTCGCGGTCGTGCCGTGGATGATTCGGTGATTATTCATGTGGAGAAGTGCATTCCAATTGCCGCGGGATTGGCGGGCGGCAGCTCGAATGCAGCGGCAACGCTGGTGGGTTTGAATCGACTGTGGAACTTGGGACTCAGTGACGACGAGTTGCGTGCATTGGGGCTGGAGTTGGGTTCGGATGTGCCCTTTTTTATTGCCGGAGGAACGGCAAGGGCGCGCGGCCGGGGCGAACAGCTGCAAACGATGAAGAGTTTCCGTGGGCATTCGCTGGTCCTTTTGAATATTGGCAAACAGGTGAGTTCGCATTATGTGTATGATCGCGTGTCCTATGGAACCAACTCGCTGGATGAATTGGTGGAACGCATGGCTTTGGACAGCCCCAAGGCATTTGCCCTTATGCAAAACCGCATGGAATCGGTGACTTTCGCGCTTTTGCCGGAATTGGTGACATTGCGGGAAGAATTGGAACGACAGGGAGCACTGGTCGCACGCATGAGCGGTAGCGGGCCGACGCTCTTCGGCCTTTTTGAAGATGACCGGGCGGCGCAGCAGGCGGCGGAACGTTTTCGCGGTCGTGTGGCAACGGTTTTAACTGCCCACACGGTATAAGCGCTCTCGTCCGATCGTTTACTTCGTAGAAGAAAAAGGCGAAATCAGCACTTTGTTCTTGCCGAAAGCACTGTGCTACGCTATAATTTATAACAAGAAGTAGGACGTTAAAAATCGTTTCCCCAAGAACTTGTGGTTAAACAGGGTGGGAAGCGGCAGCCGGACCGAAAGGGCAAATGATGACCAATAAACAAGAAATGATACGGCAAATGGCCCGGAAGCGGAGACGCGAACAACGGCGCAAACAAAGGCATAAGCGCAATGTCGTGCTGGGTGTGGCGACGTTGGCGGTGTTGTTGGTGACGCTGCGTTTTGCTGTGAAAAAGTGGAATGATAATACCAGCGCGATGAGTGCGCGCTATATTGAGAGTACAAGTCCATACCAAAGCTCTTCGAAAGCGGAAACGTCGCAGCAGTCGGCGTCCGCGGAAGCAAACGAGGGGGACGAGGCGTCCCCGCAGATTGCTTACCTCTCGGAAGAGGAAGTGGAGCGGATTGCCCCGCCGGACCGGACGGCTAAAAATCAGGTACAGGGTTTTCAGGACCTATTAGATGGATTTTTAGTGACGAAAGAAGATGCCGTGCTTTACAACCGAAATTCCGCCAAGTCGATGGAAGTTGCGATTCTTCCACAGGGAACCTACGTGGAGACCTTCGGGGAGGAAGAAGGCTGGACGAAAGTGGCAAGCGGCAACCAGCAGGGCTATATTCGCAATCGCCAGCTGGAAGTGGTGACGGACGGCAGTTTGTTCAAAGTCGTTAAGGGCAAGATCATTGTCAATCGCACTTACGGCGTGGCGTCGACCTATAAAGCCGTCTTCAATGAAGAAGCCGCGGCGGCGTTGCGCGTTATGCTGGAGGCAATGGATCGCGCCGGTGTGCAAGTCGAAGTCGGGGCACAGGTGCGTGATGCGAGCGAGGAAGCGAAGGAATTGGTGTTGATGGGCAATCCGGAAAATGCCCCGGAACCCGGTCATTCCGTTTTTCAAACGGGTTATGGCGTGCAGTTTTACGCGCCGGGTACGGATCCGCGCATGGACAATCAATTTGATAAGACAGAGCAGTTTGCCTGGCTGAAGGAGCATGCGGCAGAATACGGCTTTATTTTGCGTTATCCGCAGGGCAGCGAGGCTATAACGGGGTATCGTGCCGATCCGACGATCTATTACTATGTCGGGGTCGAGGATGCGACGGCGATGCGCGATGCGGGACAAACGATGGAAGAGTATTATGGAGTCGAATAATAAAACGATTCTGGTAACCGGCGGGCTGGGCTATATCGGTTCCCATACCTGTGTGGAATTGCAACAGCAGGGCTGGCGAGTTCTCATTATTGACAATTTATACAATGCAAAACGGGATGTTGTCGATCGGATTGCGAAAATTACGGGGACGCGTCCCATTTTTTACGAAGCAGATGTGCGTGATGAAGCGGCGTTGTCGGCGATCTTTGCACAGTGGCAGATCGACGGTGTCATTCACTTTGCGGGTTACAAAGCGGTCGGCGAATCCGTACAAAAACCGCTGCTCTATTACGAAAACAATTTGGATTCAACCTTGCGTTTGCTCCGGGTTATGCAGCAATACGATGTGGGCGTTCTGGTATTCAGTTCTTCTGCCACGGTATATGATGCATCCAATGCCAGTCCGTTGCGAGAAGGTATGCGGCGCGGTGCCATCAATCCGTATGGACAGACAAAGGTGATGATCGAGCAGATACTCGAGGATCTTTCGCGCGCGGATGCGCGGTGGCATCCGGTGCTGCTGCGCTATTTCAACCCCATCGGCGCGCACCCCTCTGGGCTGCTCGGCGAATCCCCGGTGGGAATTCCCAATAACCTCATGCCGTATATCTGCCAGGTGGCGGCGGGGAAGTTGCAGCAGCTGCATATTTTCGGAGATGATTATGATACGCCGGACGGCACTGGTGTGCGCGATTATATTCATGTCATGGATCTCGCACGCGGTCATGTGGCGGCGCTGGCACACGCGGATCGGCCGGGTGTTCAGATCTACAATCTGGGAACGGGGCGCGGCACCAGTGTCTTGGAACTGGTTCATGCTTTTGAAAAAGCAAATTATCTGCACATTCCCTACGTCGTCGACGGACGGCGTCCGGGCGACAATGCCACCGTCTATGCCGATTGCGAGCGGGCAAAGCGGGAATTGGGCTGGCGCGCGGAAGAGACCTTGGAAGAAGCCTGTCGAAGCGCTTGGAATTTTCAGCAAAACTCCGAGGATATTTCACAATAAAGCAGAAAAAAAGGACCGGAAGGTCTTTTTTTTATGGCTTGATTGTGGGCGCGATGCTTTCAGCGGGGGTGCCTTCTTCGCGAGGGGCGCGTGATCTTGTGATACGCTGCATTGACGAGCTGTTTGACTTCCGGAATATTCAGGAATAACAGAGATATGGCGTAAATGAAAACCGCAAAAAAGATGGCAATAAACAGGGCAAGATTTGTTTCATGAAGCCCACGAAAAACGGCAAACGAGGTAATCCCCATCAGAGCGGCTGCCCCGCTCATTTTTACAAGGCTCGTGGCAAGACCGTGTAGCTGCAGCGAGCCGAGATGCCGGCGCAATAGCGCGAGCGTCAGATAGGCCGTACAGAAACTCGAAATCGTAGTGGCCGCCGCGAGTCCATTGATGCCGAAAAAACGGGATAAAATGAGGTTCAGTACGATGTTGATGCCGACCTGAAGCATGGAAATGTGCACAGGCGTTCGCGTATCGCCGACGGAATAAAAGGCGCGCGTCCCGATGCTGGAAAACATAAGCGCAATCAGCATCGGGGCATACCAAAACAGGGCGCCTGCGGTCATGGCGGTGGACAGTGTGGTGAAGGCACCGCGTTCAAAGAAAAGGCGGACCACGGGTGTGGCATAGAGCATGAGTCCGACGGTGGCGGGGACGACAAGGAGCAGCCCCGTAGTAATGGAACGCGTGGTGAGTGCCTTCAGAGCGCGTCGGTCGTTCGCCTGTCCCATGCGAGACATGCGGGGAAACACGGCAGTTACGATCGAAACGACAATGATGCCATACGCCAATTGATAGATTTTTACGCCGTAGTCCAATGCGGAGACGCCGCCCTCCGTTGCGACGGTGGTGGCGATGGTTTTATCGATGATAATCGAAAGATCCGAGACGACGACGGAAAGCATGACCGGCAGCGCCATGCGGAGAATTTCCCGCACATACGGGTCGTGAAAGTCCAGGCACAGACGGTGCCGATAGCCGGTTTTTCGCACGGCATTCGGGAAGAGGACATATTGCAACCCGGTGGATACGACAGCGCCCACGGCAAGCAGGTATAAATTGTTCAGCTTTGCCGCAAGGATGGCAAAAATGACGGTGACAAGATTCAGGAGAATCCCTGTGGTCGCGGGTGTCCGAAAGTTGTTGTAGATGTTGAGGTAGCTGATAAAACAGCAGTTCAAGGCGGCAAAGTACAGACCGAAAATTTCAATTCGCGCGAAGGCGACCGTCTGCGTGAACCGTTCGCCGGTAAAACCCTTGGCCATAACCCGGATAATGGGACCCATAAAGAGGATGCCCAATACGACGATGCCGGTGGTTACGAGTAAAAGAATGTGCGTCAAATTGGCGGTGAAGGCATCCGCCGCTTTTCGTCCGTCGGCGTTTCGGATGCGGTTATACATGGGAATAAAGCAGGATTCGATGGACATAAATAGAAATCCAAACAACACCGCCGTGGTGGCTTCAGAGACGACGTAAATGTCTTTAATCATCGAGGTACCAAAAGCGGCGCCGAATATGATTTCCCGGAGTAGTCCGCTGCATTTTGATAAAAGCGTAATTAGCATGAGTTGTGCAGTAATTGAGCCCATTCTTTTCTCCATTTCTGCGGCATATTGTATCATACTCCGCTGCTTGTCGTGACATCGAAAAATCCGGAAAAATGGGGATATTGTCGAGGTCGCGGAGCGGGTAACCGCCCTTGCCCGCAAGACGCGGAATATGCGATACTTACAAGGAAGATAGGGGCGTTTACCCGACCGGGTTTGCCAAGGGAGATCGGCGCAGATGTGAGCTGGATATTCCCGCAGGGGGAATATTCCCGTCGGTACGAACGGAAAAGAGGCGCGATGAATCCGACAATGACAAAAAAGAAAATCGCACAGGAAGGGATCTTGGTGCAATTTTTTTTCGCGGTCTTCCTGTTTTTCTTTTTGCTGACGCAGATGCAGGCGCTCCGGCATCCCGTATATGCGGCGGGGGAAGCGACGGCGACGGTGGAAATGCGTTCGACACAGGCAGAACTTCTTCCTACCGGAGATCTGCTCGTTGAAGACCGTATTATTTACCGCATTGTCACAGAGGGAGATACGTTGACGCAATTTTTTTCGATGGATGAAGGTGTGCAGATCCCCTATGATACGCTCTCCGTTTCAGTAGCAGAAGGAGGTGCAGCGCATCAAATTTCCGAAAAAGACGACGCGCGCGAAGGGGATCGCGAGGTGTATCGGATGAATGTGGGCAATGCAACCGTACGCAGTGTGACCTTTTACGATCCAATGCAGCCGGAAGCGGAGATTACCCTTGTCTTCCGTTATCACGTAAATGGTGCTGCCGTGCGTTATGCGGATGGCGTGCACCTGAACTATCGCTGGATTTGTTCGGAAAATCGCCGTCCGCAGCGCAGCGCAACGGGGACATTGGTGTACGCCGAGACGGCAGAGGTTCCTTCCTTTCAAGCGGCTTATTTTTGGTGCGATGGGATTCCGATTTCCCGCGCAACCGACGTTTCCCATTGGAATTTTCCTGCACTTTCTGAAAGTGAAGACGGCGCGCTGGAACTCTTTTTGCCGCTGACGGCAGCACCGGAAGCACCGGAGGCAGCGGATTCAACGGGGGTTCGCCTTTCTGAATGGGAAGCGCGTGTGCGTGCACAGTACGAACAAGAAGGCACCCGTCGTTTGCGCGTGAAAAACTGGAAAACCGGAAGTTTTTGGTGCAGTGCCGTGCAACTGTTTATTGTTCTAAGCAGCCTCCTGTGGGCGGTTTATAAAGATCGAAAATTTGCTCGAGCGGGGGAGTCTTTCGATTTTCGTACATTTTCTCCCTTGCTCGTACAATACCTGTGGGACGGAGTTTCCGCACCGCGCGCTTTTCCAGCGGCATTTTAT
This genomic window contains:
- a CDS encoding Cof-type HAD-IIB family hydrolase; this encodes MKGPISLIAVDIDGTLVNKEKELLPKTRNVLLTAQEQGIRLALVSGRAVSGLTRYEKLLQMRTYGGFLVGINGGEVYDCATGQFLKKTGMDRDLCRRYFAFWHTRQVSRYAYGEKYLYTDHPDAYCLESLSVCNCLEPRFINLDEPSLPEEPMKLMITGDPSYLEKEREKIPEELRKSLSLTFSSPNYLEAMNPGITKAVGLSFLQEKLQIPKSELWVFGDGENDMPMLRIAGHAVVMETAVDLVKTVADGIAPSSDKDGIGVYLAPFLEKK
- a CDS encoding glucosyltransferase domain-containing protein, encoding MEGGAWAFSCPRISPTGPQCSHNALGNRCNRAFFIACASFCIVQVLPIDSVRHQFLLCGLLSTNLAVTALSATYLYEFDFDMLALLLATASVYLWSRTKRGLLPGAVLLALSMGIYQAYFSVAVTLILLLSLNRLWNNEERVLQSGLSGIAFLVLGGVLYMLLNRISLSFMSIHPQPVPNSFLNLFKNFSPALLADTYLFWGKKMIRQIPAYSLVTECLLNGILLLSGVWKWMAYKKQKTRKKTNYILLVLLLGLLPLGINCIFIMTGGFAHDLMCYSFPLIYLLFLLDPAGNSQKQQPIKTFRKRCGQMIASIVIVCMLWGNIVSANVLYTKKDLEQRATYAKMIQISNRLQTEPGYVPGETEVAFIGGVSLTPLPIKSDYYAVTGASAEPIWTGAPKRIFNLYQAYFRFILQTPLKSCSYEEFEALKKDPRVRKMEFFPAESSLQWIDGIVVFKISEE
- a CDS encoding Veg family protein encodes the protein MLDNQTLNSIKCEVEENIGRRVVLKADKGRKRIITKEGIIDNAFKDVFTVRINNEFDVERTVSYTYADILTSTVTLTICQ
- the ispE gene encoding 4-(cytidine 5'-diphospho)-2-C-methyl-D-erythritol kinase, translated to MELEMRANAKINMALEVLGEREDGYHEIDTVMQEIDLCDRIEMETGRGGFALTCDNPALELNANNLIYRAWQLLRGRAVDDSVIIHVEKCIPIAAGLAGGSSNAAATLVGLNRLWNLGLSDDELRALGLELGSDVPFFIAGGTARARGRGEQLQTMKSFRGHSLVLLNIGKQVSSHYVYDRVSYGTNSLDELVERMALDSPKAFALMQNRMESVTFALLPELVTLREELERQGALVARMSGSGPTLFGLFEDDRAAQQAAERFRGRVATVLTAHTV
- a CDS encoding M15 family metallopeptidase, which gives rise to MMTNKQEMIRQMARKRRREQRRKQRHKRNVVLGVATLAVLLVTLRFAVKKWNDNTSAMSARYIESTSPYQSSSKAETSQQSASAEANEGDEASPQIAYLSEEEVERIAPPDRTAKNQVQGFQDLLDGFLVTKEDAVLYNRNSAKSMEVAILPQGTYVETFGEEEGWTKVASGNQQGYIRNRQLEVVTDGSLFKVVKGKIIVNRTYGVASTYKAVFNEEAAAALRVMLEAMDRAGVQVEVGAQVRDASEEAKELVLMGNPENAPEPGHSVFQTGYGVQFYAPGTDPRMDNQFDKTEQFAWLKEHAAEYGFILRYPQGSEAITGYRADPTIYYYVGVEDATAMRDAGQTMEEYYGVE
- the galE gene encoding UDP-glucose 4-epimerase GalE, producing MESNNKTILVTGGLGYIGSHTCVELQQQGWRVLIIDNLYNAKRDVVDRIAKITGTRPIFYEADVRDEAALSAIFAQWQIDGVIHFAGYKAVGESVQKPLLYYENNLDSTLRLLRVMQQYDVGVLVFSSSATVYDASNASPLREGMRRGAINPYGQTKVMIEQILEDLSRADARWHPVLLRYFNPIGAHPSGLLGESPVGIPNNLMPYICQVAAGKLQQLHIFGDDYDTPDGTGVRDYIHVMDLARGHVAALAHADRPGVQIYNLGTGRGTSVLELVHAFEKANYLHIPYVVDGRRPGDNATVYADCERAKRELGWRAEETLEEACRSAWNFQQNSEDISQ
- the murJ gene encoding murein biosynthesis integral membrane protein MurJ, with the translated sequence MIQYAAEMEKRMGSITAQLMLITLLSKCSGLLREIIFGAAFGTSMIKDIYVVSEATTAVLFGFLFMSIESCFIPMYNRIRNADGRKAADAFTANLTHILLLVTTGIVVLGILFMGPIIRVMAKGFTGERFTQTVAFARIEIFGLYFAALNCCFISYLNIYNNFRTPATTGILLNLVTVIFAILAAKLNNLYLLAVGAVVSTGLQYVLFPNAVRKTGYRHRLCLDFHDPYVREILRMALPVMLSVVVSDLSIIIDKTIATTVATEGGVSALDYGVKIYQLAYGIIVVSIVTAVFPRMSRMGQANDRRALKALTTRSITTGLLLVVPATVGLMLYATPVVRLFFERGAFTTLSTAMTAGALFWYAPMLIALMFSSIGTRAFYSVGDTRTPVHISMLQVGINIVLNLILSRFFGINGLAAATTISSFCTAYLTLALLRRHLGSLQLHGLATSLVKMSGAAALMGITSFAVFRGLHETNLALFIAIFFAVFIYAISLLFLNIPEVKQLVNAAYHKITRPSRRRHPR
- a CDS encoding DUF2207 domain-containing protein; the protein is MNPTMTKKKIAQEGILVQFFFAVFLFFFLLTQMQALRHPVYAAGEATATVEMRSTQAELLPTGDLLVEDRIIYRIVTEGDTLTQFFSMDEGVQIPYDTLSVSVAEGGAAHQISEKDDAREGDREVYRMNVGNATVRSVTFYDPMQPEAEITLVFRYHVNGAAVRYADGVHLNYRWICSENRRPQRSATGTLVYAETAEVPSFQAAYFWCDGIPISRATDVSHWNFPALSESEDGALELFLPLTAAPEAPEAADSTGVRLSEWEARVRAQYEQEGTRRLRVKNWKTGSFWCSAVQLFIVLSSLLWAVYKDRKFARAGESFDFRTFSPLLVQYLWDGVSAPRAFPAAFYWRQERADGDAFFDAVISYAGVAELGEWADRQEFFAFLQSQPQNLLVLMRAVQAQGSRWKNRPGCRARRRLLLPGLFLSGGFLLFQTFYTVRSFSVPAAAGEAFSFLCFLILGIAWYAGEYCYRRIRKQAGEAQRRLLQRNSEWPPTTQLLWGSTLGIARKEREKWMKEAPFQTAECFQLFTYLETQELEHEVTRFVKIQTKMGRIS